One Ranitomeya imitator isolate aRanImi1 chromosome 1, aRanImi1.pri, whole genome shotgun sequence DNA window includes the following coding sequences:
- the ARPC3 gene encoding actin-related protein 2/3 complex subunit 3 produces MPAYHSTLMESDTKLIGNMALLPIRSQFKGPAPRETKDTDIVDEALYYFKANVFFKNYEIKNEADRTLIYITLYISECLKKLQKCNSRGQGEKEMYTLGITNFPIPGEPGFPLNAMYVKPSSKQEDEVMRAYLQQLRQETGLRLCEKVFDPQTDKPSKWWMCFVKRQFMNKSLSGPGQ; encoded by the exons ATGCCG GCCTACCACTCTACGTTGATGGAATCGGACACCAAACTAATTGGAAACATGGCATTGCTGCCGATTAGAAGCCAGTTCAAAGGACCTGCCCCCAGGGAAA ccAAGGACACAGATATTGTGGATGAAGCCCTTTATTATTTCAAGGCCAATGTGTTCTTCAAGAACTATGAAATTAAG aatgAAGCTGACCGGACCTTGATTTATATCACCCTTTATATTTCCGAGTGTTTGAAAAAGCTGCAAAAG TGTAATTCCAGAGGACAAGGTGAAAAAGAAATGTACACTTTAGGAATTACAAACTTCCCCATTCCTGGGGAGCCGGGGTTCCCTCTCAATGCCATGTATGTGAAACCCTCCAGCAAGCAGGAAGATG AGGTGATGAGAGCCTACTTGCAGCAACTGAGGCAGGAGACTGGTCTAAGGCTATGCGAAAAGGTGTTTGATCCTCAGACAGACAAGCCCAGCAAG TGGTGGATGTGCTTTGTAAAGAGACAGTTCATGAATAAATCTCTGTCTGGTCCTGGGCAATAA